A window of Lepus europaeus isolate LE1 chromosome 11, mLepTim1.pri, whole genome shotgun sequence contains these coding sequences:
- the SSTR1 gene encoding somatostatin receptor type 1 yields MFPNGTASSPSSSPSPSPGSCGEGGCSRGPGAGGADGMEEPGRNASQNGTLSEGQGSAILISFIYSVVCLVGLCGNSMVIYVILRYAKMKTATNIYILNLAIADELLMLSVPFLVTSTLLRHWPFGALLCRLVLSVDAVNMFTSIYCLTVLSVDRYVAVVHPIKAARYRRPTVAKVVNLGVWVLSLLVILPIVVFSRTAANSDGTVACNMLMPEPAQRWLVGFVLYTFLMGFLLPVGAICLCYVLIIAKMRMVALKAGWQQRKRSERKITLMVMMVVMVFVICWMPFYVVQLVNVFAEQDDATVSQLSVILGYANSCANPILYGFLSDNFKRSFQRILCLSWMDNAAEEPVDYYATALKSRAYSVEDFQPENLESGGVFRNGTCTSRITTL; encoded by the coding sequence ATGTTCCCCAATGGCAccgcctcctctccttcctcctctcctagcCCCAGCCCGGGCAGCTGCGGTGAAGGCGGCTGCAGCAGGGGTCCGGGGGCCGGCGGTGCGGACGGCATGGAGGAGCCAGGGCGAAACGCGTCCCAGAACGGGACCTTGAGCGAGGGACAGGGCAGCGCCATCCTCATCTCTTTTATCTACTCCGTGGTGTGCCTGGTGGGGCTGTGTGGGAACTCCATGGTCATCTACGTGATCCTGCGCTATGCCAAGATGAAGACGGCCACCAACATCTACATCCTAAACCTGGCCATTGCGGATGAGCTGCTCATGCTTAGCGTGCCCTTCCTGGTCACCTCCACGTTGTTGCGCCACTGGCCTTTCGGCGCGCTGCTCTGCCGCCTCGTGCTCAGCGTGGACGCCGTCAACATGTTCACCAGCATCTACTGTCTGACAGTACTCAGCGTGGACCGCTACGTGGCCGTGGTGCACCCCATCAAGGCGGCCCGTTACCGCCGGCCCACCGTGGCCAAAGTGGTGAACCTGGGCGTGTGGGTGCTATCCTTGCTGGTCATCCTGCCTATCGTGGTCTTCTCGCGCACCGCGGCCAACAGCGACGGCACGGTGGCTTGCAACATGCTCATGCCCGAGCCCGCCCAGCGCTGGTTGGTGGGCTTCGTGCTGTACACGTTTCTCATGGGCTTCCTGCTGCCCGTCGGGGCCATCTGCCTGTGCTACGTGCTCATCATCGCCAAGATGCGCATGGTGGCCCTCAAGGCCGGCTGGCAGCAGCGCAAGCGCTCAGAGCGCAAGATCACCCtcatggtgatgatggtggtgatggtgtttgTCATCTGCTGGATGCCTTTCTACGTGGTGCAGTTGGTCAACGTGTTCGCCGAGCAGGACGACGCCACGGTGAGCCAGCTGTCGGTCATCCTGGGCTATGCCAACAGCTGCGCCAACCCCATCCTCTATGGCTTCCTCTCGGACAACTTCAAGCGCTCTTTCCAGCGCATCCTGTGCCTCAGTTGGATGGACAACGCGGCTGAGGAGCCGGTCGACTACTACGCCACGGCCCTCAAGAGCCGCGCCTACAGTGTGGAGGACTTCCAGCCCGAGAACCTGGAGTCCGGCGGCGTCTTTCGTAATGGCACTTGCACGTCCCGGATCACGACGCTCTAA